The Algihabitans albus genome includes a window with the following:
- a CDS encoding phage protease — MTTGQTSLLALCALPLPGGAAPEWVQLMPSADADGALLARDGRSWKLSDPAKVVEASLAEGRDLPFDYEHQTDHAAKNGQPAPAAGWIKALEARPDGIYARVEWTERARQHIESREYRYLSPTFVFDKTSREVKLILRAALTNDPALEVRALARREADPPHDLETTMTEEDLKALCSALGLQADAGPAAIVKAAEDQAAALKTAAKGGDAGTAALASLAPLVQLEAEAEPEAIATAVTARLKETGKSVPMEQYAALASRLEKLEDTETAARVDSALREGRIVPASREWALDYAKSDPKGFEAFLALQPVIVKPGAETTGQPARTKGAALDEAQLALCSQLGLKPEAFKETLDAEVKETA, encoded by the coding sequence GTGACGACGGGCCAGACCAGCCTCCTTGCGCTTTGCGCGCTGCCCCTGCCGGGCGGTGCGGCGCCGGAGTGGGTGCAGCTCATGCCCTCGGCCGACGCCGACGGCGCACTGCTGGCCCGCGACGGTCGCAGCTGGAAGCTGAGCGATCCGGCGAAGGTGGTCGAGGCGAGCCTGGCCGAAGGCCGCGACCTGCCTTTCGACTACGAGCACCAGACGGACCACGCGGCCAAGAACGGACAGCCGGCGCCGGCTGCCGGCTGGATCAAGGCCCTGGAGGCGCGCCCGGACGGCATCTATGCGCGCGTCGAGTGGACCGAGCGGGCGCGCCAGCACATCGAGAGCCGCGAGTACCGCTACCTCAGTCCGACCTTCGTCTTCGATAAGACGAGCCGCGAGGTGAAGCTGATCCTGCGCGCGGCCCTGACCAACGACCCGGCCCTGGAGGTCCGCGCCCTGGCGCGGCGCGAGGCCGACCCTCCCCACGACCTGGAGACCACCATGACCGAAGAAGACCTGAAGGCGCTCTGCAGCGCGCTCGGCCTGCAGGCGGACGCCGGGCCGGCCGCCATCGTCAAGGCGGCCGAGGACCAGGCCGCCGCGCTCAAGACGGCGGCGAAGGGCGGCGACGCCGGCACCGCCGCGCTGGCGAGCCTCGCGCCGCTGGTTCAGCTGGAGGCCGAGGCCGAACCGGAGGCCATCGCGACGGCCGTCACCGCGCGGCTGAAGGAGACCGGCAAGTCGGTGCCGATGGAACAGTACGCCGCTCTCGCAAGCCGGCTGGAGAAGCTGGAGGACACGGAGACGGCGGCGCGGGTCGACAGCGCGCTGCGCGAGGGCCGGATCGTTCCCGCCAGCCGCGAATGGGCGCTGGACTACGCGAAGTCCGATCCGAAGGGCTTCGAGGCCTTCCTGGCCTTGCAGCCGGTCATCGTCAAGCCGGGCGCCGAGACGACCGGCCAGCCGGCGCGCACCAAGGGCGCCGCGCTCGACGAGGCGCAGCTGGCGCTTTGCAGCCAGCTCGGCCTCAAGCCCGAAGCGTTCAAGGAGACGCTGGACGCCGAAGTGAAGGAGACCGCCTGA
- a CDS encoding phage terminase large subunit family protein, protein MNGGALRYRWYDYQREWLNDLSRFKIGMWSRQVGKTFCTTFEIAEDMVDAYLEGRRAPWVMLSRGERQSASNLRQLKGHLKALGQAFEELESDFRVDEHTVYKRLEIKMSDDVWVIALPANPDTARGESANVYLDEFAIHRDSREIWGALFPVVSAGWKVRITSTPKGKANKFYELMTAEDSDWSRHVVDIHRAAAEGLPRDVEELRRGLGDEELWQQEFECQWLDEASAWLPYDLITATEEDEAGEPERYAGGACYIGNDIAARNDLWVAWVIEEVGDVLWTREVRVLRRASFAEQDAVLDELVARYRVARICMDQTGMGEKPVEDAKARYGDSRVEGVMFTPGNKLVLATAGKQAFEDRRIRIPAGDMALRADLHKLKRVLGPTGAPRFVAESDSTGHADYAWAGFLAINAASNAGYSYGYEPGAPLHSRRLAELPDEDEDSGRRFTGRGAY, encoded by the coding sequence GTGAACGGCGGCGCGCTGCGCTATCGCTGGTACGACTATCAGCGCGAATGGTTGAACGACCTGTCGCGCTTCAAGATCGGGATGTGGTCGCGCCAGGTCGGCAAGACCTTCTGCACCACCTTCGAGATCGCCGAGGACATGGTGGACGCCTACCTCGAAGGCCGTCGCGCACCCTGGGTGATGTTGTCTCGCGGCGAGCGCCAGTCCGCCTCGAACCTGCGCCAGCTGAAGGGGCACCTGAAGGCGCTGGGCCAGGCCTTCGAAGAGTTGGAAAGCGATTTCCGGGTCGACGAGCACACGGTCTACAAGCGGCTCGAAATCAAGATGAGCGACGACGTTTGGGTCATCGCGCTGCCGGCCAATCCCGACACGGCGCGCGGCGAGTCGGCCAACGTCTATCTGGACGAGTTCGCGATCCATCGGGACAGCCGGGAGATCTGGGGGGCGCTCTTCCCCGTGGTCTCGGCCGGCTGGAAGGTGCGCATCACTTCCACACCCAAAGGCAAGGCCAACAAGTTCTACGAGCTGATGACGGCCGAGGACTCCGACTGGTCGCGCCATGTGGTCGATATCCACCGCGCCGCCGCCGAAGGCCTGCCGCGCGATGTGGAAGAATTGCGCCGCGGCCTGGGCGACGAAGAGCTATGGCAGCAAGAGTTCGAGTGCCAGTGGCTCGACGAGGCCAGCGCCTGGCTGCCGTACGACCTGATCACCGCGACCGAGGAGGACGAGGCCGGCGAGCCGGAACGTTACGCAGGCGGCGCCTGCTACATCGGCAACGACATCGCCGCGCGCAACGACCTTTGGGTCGCCTGGGTGATCGAGGAGGTGGGCGACGTTCTCTGGACCCGCGAGGTCCGGGTGCTGAGACGGGCCAGCTTCGCGGAGCAGGACGCGGTCCTGGACGAGCTGGTCGCGCGCTACCGGGTCGCGCGGATCTGCATGGACCAGACGGGCATGGGCGAGAAGCCTGTCGAGGACGCCAAGGCGCGCTATGGAGACTCTCGGGTTGAGGGCGTGATGTTCACGCCCGGCAACAAGCTGGTTCTGGCGACGGCCGGCAAGCAAGCCTTCGAGGACCGGCGCATCCGCATCCCGGCCGGCGACATGGCGCTGCGGGCGGATCTGCACAAGCTCAAGCGGGTGCTGGGGCCGACCGGCGCGCCGCGTTTCGTGGCGGAGTCGGATTCCACCGGCCACGCCGACTATGCCTGGGCCGGCTTCCTGGCGATCAACGCGGCGAGCAACGCCGGCTACAGCTACGGCTACGAGCCCGGCGCGCCGCTTCACAGCCGGCGCCTGGCCGAGCTGCCGGACGAGGACGAGGACAGCGGCCGCCGCTTCACCGGCCGCGGAGCCTACTGA
- a CDS encoding phage protein Gp27 family protein, with the protein MPKRSTIDKLPSELREQIGAYLKETRSVDEFAELVNELLEEQGSDERVSRSSAHRYMQRHERLGARLRQSQELAQRFGDDLKGLADDKRIRYLASLVQELAYGYIDQRLEDGAAAEDPKALAALGRLTRDLGAALKDSAGLEIQLRDHARAEIVEEVVRKAIVAAEAGAAKAGVQLGREALDQIRAEMGLIR; encoded by the coding sequence ATGCCCAAGCGCAGCACGATCGACAAGCTGCCGTCCGAGCTTCGCGAGCAGATCGGCGCCTACCTCAAGGAGACGCGCTCGGTCGACGAGTTCGCCGAGCTGGTCAACGAGCTGCTGGAGGAGCAGGGCTCCGACGAGCGGGTTTCGCGCTCGTCGGCCCATCGCTACATGCAACGGCACGAACGCCTGGGTGCGCGGCTGCGGCAGTCGCAGGAGCTGGCGCAGCGCTTCGGTGACGATCTCAAAGGGCTGGCCGACGACAAGCGCATCCGCTATCTGGCGAGCCTCGTCCAGGAGCTGGCCTACGGCTACATCGACCAGAGGCTCGAAGACGGCGCTGCGGCCGAGGACCCGAAAGCATTGGCCGCGCTCGGCCGCTTGACCCGCGACCTGGGCGCGGCCCTGAAGGACTCGGCCGGGCTGGAGATCCAGCTGCGCGACCACGCGCGCGCCGAGATCGTCGAGGAGGTGGTGCGCAAGGCCATCGTCGCGGCCGAGGCTGGCGCGGCCAAGGCTGGGGTGCAGCTGGGCCGGGAGGCGCTGGACCAGATCCGCGCCGAGATGGGGCTGATCCGGTGA
- a CDS encoding Mu-like prophage major head subunit gpT family protein, which translates to MIINRTNLTNLGVGFKTSFQNGLGQAEAQSDRVATTVTSTTGKEEYGWLGKIPNVREWVGDRVVQNMLQHAYTIRNRSWELTIGVDRDDIEDDNLGVYMPMFEEMGRSTAAHREQLVFELLQNGFTELCYDGQPFFDTDHPVLDESGATVSVANTDGGAGTPWYLIDGSRALRPIIYQQRRAWNFVSKDRPDDDKVFERKEYLYGVDGRSNVGFGFWQFAWGSRQPLSAVTYKLARESLMAMPGDHGRPLGVMPNLLVVPPSLEGAALELLNAERNAAGATNIYRNTAELLVVPWLRS; encoded by the coding sequence GTGATCATCAACCGTACGAATCTCACGAACCTGGGGGTCGGCTTCAAGACCAGCTTCCAGAACGGTCTCGGGCAGGCCGAGGCCCAGTCAGACCGAGTGGCCACAACCGTAACCTCTACCACTGGCAAAGAGGAGTACGGCTGGCTCGGCAAGATCCCCAACGTGCGGGAGTGGGTGGGCGACCGGGTCGTGCAGAACATGCTGCAGCACGCCTACACCATCCGCAACCGCTCCTGGGAGCTGACGATCGGCGTCGACCGCGACGACATCGAGGACGACAACCTCGGCGTCTACATGCCCATGTTCGAGGAGATGGGGCGCAGCACGGCCGCCCATAGGGAGCAGCTGGTCTTCGAGCTGCTGCAGAACGGTTTCACCGAGCTGTGCTACGACGGCCAGCCCTTCTTCGACACGGACCACCCCGTCCTGGACGAAAGCGGCGCGACCGTCTCCGTCGCCAACACGGACGGCGGCGCCGGCACGCCCTGGTACCTGATCGACGGCAGCCGCGCGCTGCGGCCGATCATCTATCAGCAGCGCCGCGCCTGGAACTTCGTCAGCAAGGACCGCCCCGACGACGACAAGGTCTTCGAGCGCAAGGAGTACCTCTACGGCGTCGACGGCCGCAGCAACGTCGGCTTCGGCTTCTGGCAGTTCGCCTGGGGGTCGCGCCAGCCGCTCAGCGCCGTCACGTACAAGCTCGCGCGCGAAAGCCTCATGGCGATGCCCGGCGACCACGGCCGGCCGCTCGGCGTCATGCCGAACCTCCTCGTCGTGCCGCCCTCGCTGGAGGGGGCGGCGCTGGAGCTGCTCAACGCCGAGCGCAACGCGGCCGGTGCGACCAACATCTACCGCAACACGGCCGAGCTGCTGGTCGTGCCCTGGCTGCGGTCATGA
- a CDS encoding HI1506-related protein → MTETQPTRRRFEIKARRDGFRRAGRAWPAKGTVVENLTPEQIEAVLAEPQLIVTELPAPAETSGKDESGEGGDGTSSQTVPAAGDEKKAKPAKPAAAKATKAAEPKPAKTENT, encoded by the coding sequence ATGACAGAGACTCAGCCCACAAGGCGGCGTTTCGAGATCAAGGCCCGGCGCGACGGCTTCCGCCGCGCCGGGCGGGCCTGGCCGGCCAAGGGCACGGTCGTGGAGAACCTCACGCCCGAGCAGATCGAGGCCGTTCTGGCCGAGCCGCAGCTGATCGTCACCGAGCTGCCGGCCCCGGCCGAGACGAGCGGCAAAGACGAGAGCGGCGAAGGTGGCGACGGCACGTCCTCGCAGACCGTTCCCGCGGCCGGCGACGAGAAGAAGGCCAAGCCGGCAAAGCCCGCCGCCGCGAAGGCGACCAAGGCTGCCGAGCCGAAGCCGGCCAAGACCGAGAATACCTAA
- a CDS encoding DUF935 domain-containing protein, producing MARKVTLYDQWNRPIQRGALTREEAAPTTTGVRQVLGDHPEIGLTPRKLAQILREAEEGEPERYLDLAEAMEEKDLHYASVLGVRKRQVSQLPITVVPAGEEAEQLRQAEELEDWLEREELRDELIDILDATGKGFSLTEILWDTSERQWRPKGLEWRDPRWFRFDRTDGRTPLLRETTGDRPLTPFKYVFHCSKAKSGLPIRGGLARLAAWMYLFKSYTVKDWLAFMEVYGMPLRVGKYHAGATAEEKAVLLRAVRNIGADVGAIIPEGMMIDFVEAVGKGATANDLYEKFGNWADTQVSKGVLGQNLTTQVEGGSFAAANVHNEVRGDIEGADARQLSATLNRDLVRPFIDLNYGPQKVYPRLKIGREEERDLRMLLAGAKALVPMGARISRKGMMQAFALPEAEDEEDQLTAPAPSDSGPAGLDGLPPIEQTRTAQTRTAQARREEDEEVQLDPAAETGFEAASEPVERLVETLRARIAAATTFEEAQAALLELSAEAADPRLVELAREALVLAELQGMDGAASDEPES from the coding sequence ATGGCACGCAAGGTGACTCTCTACGACCAGTGGAACCGGCCGATCCAGCGGGGCGCCCTGACGCGCGAGGAAGCCGCGCCGACCACCACGGGCGTGCGCCAGGTGCTGGGGGATCACCCCGAGATCGGGCTGACGCCGCGCAAGCTGGCGCAGATCCTGCGCGAGGCCGAGGAGGGCGAGCCGGAGCGCTATCTGGATCTGGCCGAGGCGATGGAAGAGAAGGACCTGCACTACGCCTCGGTCCTGGGCGTGCGCAAGCGCCAGGTCAGCCAGCTGCCGATCACCGTCGTGCCGGCCGGCGAGGAGGCGGAGCAGCTGCGCCAGGCCGAGGAGCTGGAGGACTGGCTGGAGCGCGAGGAACTGCGCGACGAGCTGATCGACATCCTGGACGCGACGGGCAAGGGCTTCTCGCTGACCGAGATCCTGTGGGACACGTCGGAACGGCAGTGGCGGCCGAAGGGGCTGGAGTGGCGCGACCCGCGCTGGTTTCGCTTCGACCGGACGGACGGGCGGACGCCGCTGCTGCGCGAGACGACCGGCGACCGGCCGTTGACGCCCTTCAAGTACGTGTTCCATTGCAGCAAGGCGAAGTCCGGCCTGCCGATCCGCGGCGGCCTGGCGCGCCTGGCGGCCTGGATGTACCTCTTCAAGAGCTACACCGTGAAGGACTGGCTGGCCTTCATGGAGGTCTACGGGATGCCGCTGCGCGTCGGCAAATATCATGCCGGCGCGACGGCAGAGGAAAAGGCCGTCCTGCTCCGCGCGGTCCGGAACATCGGCGCGGATGTCGGCGCGATCATTCCCGAGGGGATGATGATCGACTTCGTGGAGGCGGTCGGCAAGGGCGCCACGGCCAACGACCTCTATGAGAAGTTCGGCAACTGGGCAGACACGCAAGTCAGCAAGGGCGTGCTGGGCCAGAACCTCACGACCCAGGTCGAGGGCGGTTCCTTCGCGGCTGCCAATGTGCACAACGAGGTCCGCGGCGACATCGAGGGCGCGGACGCCCGGCAGCTTTCGGCCACCCTCAACCGCGACCTGGTCCGGCCCTTCATCGATCTCAATTACGGGCCGCAAAAGGTCTATCCCCGTCTCAAAATCGGCCGCGAAGAGGAGCGCGATCTGCGCATGCTGCTGGCCGGCGCCAAGGCCCTGGTCCCGATGGGCGCCCGGATCTCGCGCAAGGGGATGATGCAGGCCTTCGCGCTGCCCGAAGCCGAGGACGAAGAGGACCAGCTGACGGCGCCGGCGCCGTCAGACTCTGGGCCGGCAGGCTTAGACGGCCTGCCGCCGATCGAGCAGACGCGGACGGCCCAGACCCGGACGGCACAGGCGCGGCGCGAGGAGGACGAAGAGGTCCAGCTGGACCCGGCCGCAGAAACCGGGTTCGAGGCCGCGAGCGAACCGGTCGAGCGGCTGGTCGAGACTCTGCGCGCGCGGATCGCAGCGGCGACGACCTTCGAGGAGGCCCAGGCCGCGCTGCTGGAGCTGTCGGCCGAGGCCGCCGACCCGCGCCTGGTCGAACTGGCGCGCGAGGCGCTGGTCCTGGCCGAGCTGCAGGGGATGGACGGCGCGGCGAGCGACGAGCCCGAGAGCTGA
- a CDS encoding PBECR2 nuclease fold domain-containing protein, which translates to MAGLADSAPRAEPVVFREAIDFLRRKLRLPTRAWTDLWGGQHAQAFVVAGATQDALLADFQGALLKAMEQGTTFRDFQRDFDDIVARHGWSYRGGRAWRARTIFQSNMRSAHAAGRWRQILRTATRRPYLRYVQVQRESKRLSHERWHAMILRFDHPFWQTHFPPNGWYCLCSVVQLSERDLRGRGWRVTEPGPEVRLRSVTLNTPDGPAEVQVPEGIDPGWGHNAGIAAQGYGQQRVALAGHEGRWERLIAPSQVARAGGTLEPVRPRAALGPVAQDSEGQRMRNLLRRAIGDDEVVFADPAGGQVRVGPALADHVAARPDGRERFFALVPELVEDPQEIWAGFVINDQTGQVAVRRRYVKLLQFDRARTIGLIADADNGSWSGLTFFRGNPRAMNQLRWGLPVYRQDSQS; encoded by the coding sequence ATGGCCGGCCTCGCCGATAGCGCCCCGCGGGCCGAGCCGGTCGTCTTCCGCGAGGCGATCGACTTCCTGCGGCGCAAGCTGCGGCTGCCGACGCGCGCCTGGACGGATCTCTGGGGTGGGCAGCACGCCCAGGCCTTCGTCGTGGCCGGCGCGACGCAGGACGCGCTGCTTGCCGACTTCCAGGGCGCGCTCCTGAAGGCGATGGAACAAGGCACGACCTTTCGCGATTTCCAGCGCGATTTCGACGATATCGTCGCGCGCCACGGCTGGAGCTACCGCGGCGGCCGCGCCTGGCGGGCGCGCACGATCTTCCAGTCCAACATGCGCAGCGCCCACGCGGCCGGGCGTTGGCGGCAGATCCTGCGCACGGCCACACGCCGGCCCTATCTGCGCTATGTTCAGGTCCAGCGCGAGAGCAAGCGTTTGTCGCATGAGCGCTGGCACGCGATGATTCTGCGCTTCGACCATCCTTTCTGGCAGACCCACTTCCCGCCCAACGGCTGGTATTGCTTGTGCAGCGTCGTGCAGCTTTCGGAGCGCGACCTGCGGGGGCGCGGCTGGCGCGTCACGGAACCGGGCCCGGAGGTGCGGCTGCGGTCGGTGACCCTCAACACGCCGGACGGGCCGGCCGAGGTTCAGGTGCCGGAAGGCATCGATCCCGGCTGGGGTCACAACGCGGGCATCGCCGCCCAAGGCTACGGCCAGCAGCGCGTCGCGCTGGCCGGGCACGAGGGCCGCTGGGAACGGTTGATCGCGCCCAGCCAGGTGGCGCGGGCGGGCGGCACGCTGGAGCCGGTGCGGCCGCGCGCCGCGCTCGGCCCGGTCGCCCAGGACTCCGAGGGCCAGCGGATGCGCAACCTGCTGCGCCGCGCGATCGGAGACGACGAGGTGGTCTTCGCCGATCCGGCCGGCGGGCAGGTTCGCGTCGGGCCCGCCCTGGCCGATCATGTGGCGGCGCGGCCGGACGGCCGGGAGCGATTCTTTGCGCTGGTCCCGGAGCTGGTCGAAGACCCGCAGGAGATTTGGGCCGGCTTCGTCATCAATGACCAAACGGGCCAGGTCGCGGTTCGGCGGCGCTACGTCAAGCTGCTGCAATTCGACCGCGCCCGGACGATCGGCCTGATCGCCGACGCCGACAACGGGTCCTGGAGCGGGCTGACCTTCTTTCGCGGCAACCCGCGCGCCATGAACCAGCTGCGCTGGGGACTGCCGGTCTACCGGCAGGACTCGCAGTCGTAA